The segment aaaaaatacataaaataaacaaaaattttaATACATACatccatacacacatacataatataaaaatatccaCACAGATATTGAAAACATATGTTATCTCAAGTAATTGGTTCTGTCCTGTTCAAGGAATTTCAAACCAATTAAAAAGTATAGGGGTGTACTGTACTGTCAAGGGGAGTAGAATGTAAGAATTCTTGGTCATTCAATAAAGCCATAAACAAGTTCAACATTGTTCTGCAATATTTTTCAATGTCTCTTCAATGCACCATTTTCAGGCAAGTTAAACCTGGTGGATCTGGCCGGTTCAGAGAGAGTGTGGAAGTccggagcagagggagagagactgaaGGAGGCCCAAAATATCAATCGCTCCCTGCTGGCACTGGGTGACGTCATCCAGGCtctgagggctcggcagactcATATCCCCTTCAGAAACTCTCGCCTCACGTATCTGCTGCAAGACTCGCTGGGAAAAGGCAGCAAGACTGTGATGGTTGTCCAGGTAACAGCATCGTTTTGGATCAGTGCTTATTTTATTCCCCAACCCAGATATGTCACTCTACGGCTACTTTGCATTGGTGGCTATTGCTaggtttcagatgacaacattctataggccaataatatttcatataaatggcaaggctccgggggtggatgagatcggaggggggtgtgtggggctgtcttggctgacacgtcgcCATCTATTAGATAGTAACATATCTATTAGATATTATTGGTGATTAGATTATTTCCACtttaacaggactaaatcaggtcgaCATCAGGTCAAAATGGGACAAACTTGTACCCTATGTACTCTAAACATTCACGcttatcttgttttgttttgtcaaaggTGTCAGCTCTAGAAAGCAACCTCGGAGAAACTTTATGCTCACTTAAATTCGCCCAGAGAGTTTGCAAGGTGGAACTGGGCCCAGCAGCCAGGAAGATTGAATCTGGTGGATTATGCGACTGACAGACTGCCTAAGGTGCTTCCCACTTCTACCTGTTATAGCAAGaagtattatttaatatttgaattgaATCCCAACTACAGCAACAATGTGAAGAAACAGCAAACTTGCACAAGGGCTAAAGTAGCAGTCTATGTGGCAAATGCATGTCAACTTATGACTGAGGGCATCATATAGTGCTCCATAAAAACCCTTTAGTTTAAAAGAAATACTTAACTGGGGTATGGGTGCTAAACAGTTCCATCTTAAATCTAAAGCAAACCATGCTTTGTGCACCTCAAATATTTTCTGTGAAGAGGCTTATGTGTTTCATGCAGTATCACCCCAAACTGGTTTAATatcttgtattttatatttgatttaatccACATGGGCTATATTTCCCATCTCGCTCTAAATGTATGTAGCTAGTGTGCTTCACATGCATTGTTGTTCTCTGTTGAGGTCTGTAAACgtgcattttacataatattgtgCTTTGGATGAACTTGTAGATGAGCAAAGACAAATGTCCAGATGGAAATTGAACCGGTGGCCTTGTGGTATTATAATGAACTGTGCAATATGCCCCAGACGAGGGCCAGATGCACTTTATAATGAGAGGGCCTGTATATCGCATTAGGGGTCTTCAGTAGATAATACTAGTGAAAGTCAAACCAAAAACTAAACGTTCATGTATTTATCACCTTTTGGATCGTTGGATCTAATGTAGCAAATTaccgtttctgtattttacCCCTATTCAAGAAATTCAACTGTAtctgaataaaaaagtaaaacagtatTTTGGTGTTCAGTGTATTTACACATttccaaaaaaatatttactacaaaatataaaaatattcttACACTTACACAAATATTATTACTGCATGCAGGCAGTTTTATCACAAATAACGTGAATAGGGACCAGTACAATGTAAACAGGAAGGCTTTTTAACTAGGAGTAACTAGGTTACTCCTGTTATgttacagacaaatcagtctTTTCATTGTTCACATCTTCAGTCAGAGTCCCCTTCGTCTGCTCTCACGGCTCCTACGGCTCCTGCTAGCTCCTCCTCACTGCCTCGCAAACGCTCACCTGTAAGAGACAAGTGTACATGCAACCTCAAGCCTCATGAGAAAGCTTTTAAGAGTTGTCTTAGCATGGCAATACTGGCAGTACCTTAGCCTAGTATTCATGCCAAGCCAATTGTCAGGAATTATGAGAGAAATACTGACGTATTAGCTCCGCAATGGCTCTTTGCGTCCTCCTCTCCAGCTTCTCTAGTTTCTTAGCTACGTCACGCTTGAGATCCCTGCATAGATAAAATAAGTTTAAGTCAATAATACATATCATTTTGGGGATATCTTATATTGCACAATTTTCTCTCACCAGTCTGGTTTTCTTGGGGCAAGGTTTGCCAAATCCTGTAAAATTAAAAGCTTATTACAGAGAACTATAGTATGTTCAGCAAATTATTAAGTGAAGTGAGAACTTACTACTTCTTCAATAATGGGCTCAGGATTTGCAGCCTCTAGTTGATCTTTTACTTTGTCTTCCACTGCAAACAGGTGTCAATTTGTCATAATTGTATTATAAATAATGTGTACAGACCAGTGAAACAGGAGATAAAACATGAATGGGTTAAAGGTTTGTAAATTAAAGTCACCTGAAGCTGGTTTAGCTTTTGGAATCTGTCTGTCTTTCAGCTCTTCATCCTCTGGCGTGTAGTTCCTCAGTTTGATTTCTCTGTGAACACACACAAATTAAACATGGTTTGTACAGATTACAGAAAGTAATTCTGATTTCCGTCCAGAAGGGGGCAGTGCATGAATAAGTATTTTTAATGAGCTCATCTATAAGCTCAACACTGCTGCATGTAATGTCTGCAGTGGGTCAGGAATAATATCCCCTTTATATTGACAAACATGTCTGATTAACATGCTCCACCTGCTTCAGCACATGCACCAACAGCTGAGGAATGCTCCTTGATGCCAAATGAGTTCATCTTTCAGCAAAACAGTGGGATTCTTGGCAGGTTAAACTGACATCTTTGCAGAAAGTCTGAGCTATTGTCCAGAGCAGCATCAGCTGTGATGTGCATGTCATTGGTTTGTGATGAAGTTTGAGAGGGTCCAGCCCTGATGCATTCATTACACTGCTGCTACCACACAGACCCAGGCCTTGTATGGCTAGGGGCAGGAATGCTAGTCATGTCTTTGGCCAACTcccctttctttttctctctcctcaggaGAGGGCTCTATATCTCTACACATTAAATACTTGAAAACAAATAGTTTCCCTTATCTGGTTCTTTTGAATTGTCtacatcaaacaaaaataaaacgacAAATGATCTGGGAAAGCAATATGAGATAGATGATTGTGTGACATCTTATGACATTGACTACGCTACCACACTATGAAGTTACATGTATGTCATAGCTCCAAGACTCACAAATTGTATGTGTTAATCCCACCAATGTTGGAAATTTGATACCACCACCATGAAATTTTAATGCCAACTGATTTAACAAACACTCAAACCTGTAGCACTCCTCATTCTTTTTCATGTTAAAGTTAAATATTAAGATGCATATGCTGCAATTTCAAAATCTATCAACTTGGACCAGTAGAAGCACAGTGGCACTCCCTGTGTGTcacaatcattaaaaataaagaatggAAAAAGGGCCTGTAGGACAGGAAAGATGgctgctcctctcactctgctcactcACAAAGCTGAACACACTGATATTTGAGCAGTGGTTAACATAAGCCTGAGTGTGTATTCATCCAACAAAGTATTTTATACCAAGAGATATCCTGCTAAAGATGGAGAACAGCCAGATACACAGTCTCAGTTTCAGTTCTGATTCATCTAGGTTAACTAATTgggtaaaaataacaataataaaataataaaccaaCTTGTGCTTTTCCTCTGTATCCTCTTCTAATGCAGCCTTTTTGTTTTCAGGCTCCCCATCTTCCTGTTCTCGCCCCTGTAAGAAAAGGACATCATCAAAATTAGTACCACAACTAGGTCTGTcacaacaaattttgaagcacaatttATTGCTATAGAGATATactgcaataaacgataatacgaCTACTTTATACtactgacacaataataaagcaggataatcccagtgaatcatttttaaagagacagtaaCATTAAAAAGCATCAGTTGCAAGATATAAATAGCACAATGATGCAATacttagccatagaagttagtTATTCAACCCACTACAACTCAAATCTTAACATATTAGaataaaaataccccaaatctcctcacttttgcaaagaaattgtacacatgataaatatagattcccaaaatatattgttccagcttttcaCATATTGAACACCAAGTCAAAATGataattatagtgacaggccaaACCACAATTAATTAGTGACAGACTTAACCAGTTCTCCTTTTTAATAGCACTCTGACAATTAAAGTAGCAGGATAAGGCTGCTTTTCAAGTTACATTTCAAACTAAGTAATTATGGTATTCTTATTTTCTTATTGCACATGTATAAAAGTTgttaaccttgtagtttagatctaaATCAACatcttctgaaatgcatgggattagTTTAGAACTTCATACTTCAGtcttttttcaaatgttaatgcacTTGCAATGTGCACTTTGGACAGAATtctaatattaaaatataatcaCAATCATAATGCTAATAAGAATATTCACAAGAATATTATCCTGAAATTGTTCTGCCCTAATGGAGCTACTTAGGTGGCATGAGGGGTGAGTAGCCAGAACAGTggctcacagcaagaagatcACACCATacctgtcacagtaattactatactgacttattgttcaatgaTAGCTGGACTAATATactatatttattgtgtgttcattttctttgcacttcaATGTTTCAGTAATATGGTTTGTCATGAGATTTTCATTAGCACTATATTGCACTTAAAAATGGCCAAAATCTCAGGTTTGAAATAATTTATATagcaaatatgtaaaatatacattttgcGCAAATTAGATGTGccatttgtcatttgtttaaaattatCCCTGATCTAACTATAAGGAATGTGTAACCAGTACTGACTTCAGTGAAATGCTTGAGGCTCTTAAACTCCACCCAGTGCGCATTTTCCTGATTGAACTTCCTGTCTACCTGCTAGAACAATCCAGTGGGACAGACCCACTCCTCAGAGCTGTACAACCGGAAATGTGTCATACTCTGAGAATGTCAACTCCATACCAGCCACGATAAATTGGATGCAACAGTCTTTATAGGACTCAATATTTATAATGTGTACTTCATCTTTGCTCTAGTGCACATGTGACAAAttcaaggcctgggggccaaatgtggccctccacatcattttatgtggcctccgacagggtaaattaaaaaggtgtgatggtcttaaaatgtaattttatcaggagatgcacagttacacagccattctTTTACATCTAGAAAAATGCATATacaacatttgtaacttgaataaataataaacacggaaatagttaattaacaagtttaaaaagtagttagatttattttacatctggccctttgagagcagccattttgctgatgtggccctcggtgaaaatgtgtttgacacccctgctctagtggAAAACTTTTTGTAATCGTATGTAACATGATTTGAGCTTTAATAACTAATaaccttctatgactcattacagatattAACCAAGTACTAAAGTATTCCAttctgatgtttgttttttattagaaCTCTTTAttgattctttttatttttcttcaaatttATGGTTaatttaagtagtagtagtagtagtttttaaaagtagttttaaaaatgtagtttatcATGATATTTTCTGAAGCACATTTCTTAATATGTGATCAAGACAGGTCAAGACATCCCCTCATGTTTCATCTGGCAAAGTCAACAATGTTTTACATACTATTTTACTACTAGCATTTGAATACAGTAGGTGTTATGCAATACAACTTGCAATAGAATAGAGCGTGCTGTCAGTGAATAGACATGGCACAGGCATGAACAGAACCATGCATAGAAAAATAGAATAAtactaacaaataaataatatactaTCTTGTTCATAACAAGATAGTATATTCACATTACTTAAAATGAGTATTAAAACAAGATGAGGTTTACAAGTGAATTATTACCAACAGAAATGTTGTTATGTCGCTGACATTCTTCATGTTCCTTTCATTGACTGTATCTATATTTTTACGTTTATGTCAAGTATACAGGACAGTGGACACCAGCCAACTTTTCCAGAGCGAATCTTGATCTCATTACATTATATGAATATTACAGTCATCAATTTACTACCTAAAAGATTGTTGTTgcatttttcttcttcattttatttattagtttttacaAAGGCAGCTAAGCTAAGCTAGGCTACTGTTAACTTTAGCTAACTCTTCACAACTCTCTACTACAGACGACGGACAGTAAAACAGCAAGTAACGAAGAgcgaataaatacatttacacaaaaacacaaaaatgcttTAGGCTTGCAGTTATATCTGTTAATGATATTTACGAAGCAATAAACGTCCATTGTGGCTAAATTACATGCTAACTTTAGCTAACATTGGAGCCAAGGACGCTGGTGTTTTGATTCGCGTAGCGGTTTAGCTTTActaaatgttaaatattatattatataccaTGCATATCTGAACAAATGGCTTACATGAAGCTGTTTGTTTCGCAGGGCTTTTAGTCGCTCTTTTCTTTTCAGGGCCTGTTCCTGCAGAGAACCCACGCTCTTCTCCATGTTTATCTTCTGAATGAAACACGCCGCTCTAGTCTATCGGAAATCTATTACTCGCCCTAAATAAGCAATCACCGAGTTAATCGAGCTGCATGTTGCTGTGGATAGGTCATAATCATAGATCCATGGTCAAGGATGGGTTATTATAACTGCATGGTGATGTggacatgtttgtttgtatatGTATGCAAATTCTTTAATGACAATTTCTTTTTTGATAAAATGATTTGGgctgtgtaaaaaaataaatctaatttaCTGAGTTTACTGAAAATTTCCTGATCCTCAAAATGTCATTACTTCACGAGAAACTCCAACAATCTTAAAGTTGGATTGTTATAGTGGCTCTAGAACAAACTGACTGAGAGGGTATCTTTGTTTCAAAGTGGCGCAAACATAGAATTAAGGACAGTGGACACAAAGACAATATTCTTCAATAAAGTATCATTAAATTGACTTCAAACAAGGGAGCAGACATTTAAAATGAGGATGCAAGGCACCTCTTTGCACCCCTGCAGACCCCGGCTACAGTTAAACGGACTCTTAACTCCAAATTATAGTGTATACATTGCATGGTCAAGGCCTGTAGACCACTAGTAGTACACTATAATAATCAGGTCACAATGTCAGGTCCTGGTGAGGAATGTAGGCCGTCACCAAGGCAACCCAGCTTCCTCAGCCTCACTGTGTGTATCCTTTATAATGGACAACACTTGTGACACTGACCTCCAAAGTTAGAGATCATACTACTGCAATGACAGTTGGGCTTTCTACGTTACACCCctaaaggtgcaatgtgtaacttttatgttgAATagtctgccacatgcttgtctccatggaaatgttttgctttccctggaatgttccacagtatggcattacacacatgcaacatatccatctccatggagacaaacaggtgaccaCCAAATCACATTTAAATGTAGTTTGATTTCTTAAAAAGCTTTATTAAGCAGCAAAATCCAATAAATTCTACTCATTACACTCTCATATTTCGCAACTGAAAATCAAGTTTATCAATCAAGCTTAAACTTAAACTAGTTAGACTGCTTTCATTCAATTGGGTAGTTGACTTCCTCTAAGTAATTCATGAAAGCTATTATTCTGTTTAGAGGTTTACATAGTTATTACAGGAATGggtacccattttttttttttttttaataatcgggATAGTTTGGTAGcaccatttaaaatcaaaaggTACCCTTCTCTATAGCTGTAAGTGACTGATATTTATGCTCACATCCAACCTGCCCCACCCATGCAAACTAATGGGTAAATAGTAAAATAGGGAAGAGGGCAGAGTGATTCACTTCTACATTGATATAAAAAGGAGtgtgatatttaca is part of the Periophthalmus magnuspinnatus isolate fPerMag1 chromosome 16, fPerMag1.2.pri, whole genome shotgun sequence genome and harbors:
- the ccdc12 gene encoding coiled-coil domain-containing protein 12 — protein: MEKSVGSLQEQALKRKERLKALRNKQLHGREQEDGEPENKKAALEEDTEEKHKEIKLRNYTPEDEELKDRQIPKAKPASVEDKVKDQLEAANPEPIIEEVDLANLAPRKPDWDLKRDVAKKLEKLERRTQRAIAELIRERLRGSEEELAGAVGAVRADEGDSD